The following is a genomic window from Fusarium oxysporum Fo47 chromosome IV, complete sequence.
GGTGACGAAGTTCTGGGCGGAAAGGTATAGTTCTTTGAACACATCTTACTGTCTGTGTAACCGAATGGGGGTAACTGACACCATCAACGTAGACAGTTGATGTGAGTAATTGAAGTATGGGCTAGATATTGTATTAATCGAGATAGACCAACTCTGCCTATTTCGCCAAATGGTGCTTTAACCTCGGAATTGTAGGTCTGACCACGGGTAGCTATGCATGCGCGGATGCTGAATAGATATAGAACCTCAAGCGCATCGAGGTGATTGAGGACGATGAAGGCGAAATTGTTGAGGCTGTTCAGAGAATGAGTGACCGTTATGACTTTGTTGTTACTAGGTAAGTCCTTCGGCGACACTACGTGGAGATTGAATAGCTAATATGAATCAGTGGTGGGATCGGGCCTACGTGAGGATTCACTACCCTCATTTCTACACATACTAATATCTTAGACACGACGACATTACCTACCAATCGATCGCCAAGGCCTTTAACCTGCCTCTCAAACTACACCAAGAAACCTTTGACAAGATGAAACTGATGTCAAAGGTTCATCCCAATCAACCCAAGTTTGATTGGGATGTCGACTCGCCAGCAAGAAGGGCAAAACTTCGCATGGCTGAGTTGCCAATTGATGAATCTCGGGACCTTAAGAAGCAAGCTCTCTTCCCTCATGATGATCTTTGGGTTCCCGTATCAGTCGTGAACGGAAACATCCATATCTTGCCGGGTATCCCTAGACTTTGTATGCCATTTCCCGAGCGCCGCTTACTATCTGCTAACCGGGAACAGTTCAGAGACTTCTTGAGGGGCTGAAACCTCACATTCTCCCACGTCTCAGCGACCCTGAGGGGAAGGGTACGCATAGAGTGCTGTTCTCTACGCCTCTTCCCGAGAGTGGTGTTGCCGATTATCTCACAACCTTGGCTGCCAAAGTTGGGCCCAAGGGTGTCAAGGTCGGAAGTTATCCTCGCTGGGGCAAGAAAAACAACACGGTCACACTTGT
Proteins encoded in this region:
- a CDS encoding MoaB/Mog domain-containing protein; translated protein: MAPISADERNSRTISTAACLIIGDEVLGGKTVDTNSAYFAKWCFNLGINLKRIEVIEDDEGEIVEAVQRMSDRYDFVVTRHDDITYQSIAKAFNLPLKLHQETFDKMKLMSKVHPNQPKFDWDVDSPARRAKLRMAELPIDESRDLKKQALFPHDDLWVPVSVVNGNIHILPGIPRLFQRLLEGLKPHILPRLSDPEGKGTHRVLFSTPLPESGVADYLTTLAAKVGPKGVKVGSYPRWGKKNNTVTLVGRDLDYLESLVDEVQAGIQGLRVDAESDGEEDPKQIKKQATEDADKDTAEQVVEKP